A single genomic interval of Asterias amurensis chromosome 1, ASM3211899v1 harbors:
- the LOC139946221 gene encoding uncharacterized protein yields MAFTVIETQPKRSTAPIDHGGRSMEEISDDYFSKINPIGRKIISEKRKCMESHRRDWDRLTQKERDSFLDEWFIDPTIQLRYELKLGKKTNAVSASFPRLKVEGGGKVVHYSTDHEDSSNKETVSWKDEFSGPFSWETKCQHELTIMTPETIPATATTVPSPSISHDLIKVSDPADETDAEWFAKAHKDKGKLSVMLMRDVSNRNSLGNNLLASSSERLVFDQAVNEANNSKQSKPRKENIAVVNNSSSSNGEKKSSQGSLEKRKKSPKRERSDKPKSTPPVTAKKNSGSKGSTNSGSKTKEKVSIPSSPRKEKPSKNSEVGSPRREKASKSIEMGSPRRDSGSKRQQAEKKQLLPAALLAEMKQELKVQDNMNFDAGSKRSPPKEAGQGDHKTEEGEPGMEEAASYEFLFDW; encoded by the exons ATGGCGTTTACTGTAATAGAGACCCAGCCAAAACGGAGCACTGCTCCCATAGATCACGGGGGAAGGTCCATGGAGGAAATTAGCGACGACTATTTCTCGAAAATCAACCCGATCGGGAGAAAAATAATCTCCGAAAAGCGGAAGTGCATGGAGTCTCATCGAAGGGACTGGGACCGTCTGACTCAAAAGGAGAGAGACTCGTTTTTAGATGAGTGGTTTATTGACCCAACAATCCAACTGAGGTATGAGCTCAAGTTGGGAAAGAAAACCAACGCTGTATCTGCCAGTTTCCCCCGATTGAAAGTTGAGGGCGGGGGAAAGGTTGTCCACTACTCCACAGATCATGAGGACAGTTCAAATAAAGAG ACAGTCTCATGGAAAGATGAGTTTTCTGGTCCGTTTTCCTGGGAGACAAAG TGCCAGCACGAGTTGACCATCATGACCCCTGAGACAATTCCAGCGACTGCAACCACAGTGCCATCACCTTCCATCTCCCACGACCTCATCAAAGTCTCGGACCCAGCCGACGAGACGGACGCCGAGTGGTTCGCCAAGGCCCACAAGGACAAAGGCAAGCTGTCGGTCATGCTGATGCGTGACGTCAGCAACCGTAACAGCCTGGGTAATAACCTCCTGGCGTCAAGCTCcgaaagactagtctttgatcaGGCAGTCAATGAGGCCAATAACAGTAAGCAGTCAAAACCCAGAAAGGAGAACATCGCCGTCGTCAACAACAGCAGCTCTAGCAACGGCGAAAAAAAATCAAGTCAAGGATCCCTGGAGAAGAGGAAAAAATCCCCCAAGAGGGAGCGCTCCGATAAACCAAAATCAACACCGCCCGTGACGGCCAAGAAGAACAGCGGATCAAAAGGTTCTACAAACAGCGGCAGCAAGACCAAGGAGAAGGTCAGCATACCGTCGTCGCCAAGAAAGGAGAAACCCTCCAAGAACAGCGAAGTTGGATCTCCAAGGAGGGAGAAGGCCTCGAAGAGCATCGAGATGGGATCTCCGAGGAGGGACAGCGGGTCGAAGAGGCAGCAGGCCGAGAAAAAACAGCTCCTGCCGGCGGCTCTTTTGGCCGAGATGAAGCAAGAACTAAAGGTTCAAGATAACATGAACTTTGATGCAGGGAGCAAGAGGTCGCCGCCTAAAGAGGCAGGACAGGGTGATCATAAG ACTGAAGAAGGCGAACCAGGAATGGAGGAAGCGGCAAGTTATGAATTTCTCTTTGATtggtga